In Argiope bruennichi chromosome 4, qqArgBrue1.1, whole genome shotgun sequence, a single window of DNA contains:
- the LOC129966855 gene encoding uncharacterized protein LOC129966855, whose product MAFLKIVAVTIALLHYVSAKGNRGGLGGPAGLSGGLGGLGGGVGGGLGGGLGGGLGGGLGGSGGIGGSYGGGLGGAGGGLGGGYGGAGGSLGGGYSGPGGSLGGGYGGAGGSLGGVFGGIGGGLGGGMGGGSGGISEPRPYTTSFQAPDGQGGSSFRTEEGDGNGNVRGSYGYRDAQGLYRMVEYSAGAAGFSATVNTNEPGVDGKENPADVIMNVEKTPAGIQERYTRPAGSRAGGRGYGAGGRVGGAGGMGGGMSGLGGGMGRMSGMGGGMGGMGGGIGGMGGMGGGMGGMSGIGGGMGGMGGMGGMSGIGGRMGGMGGMGGMSGIGGRMGGSGGIGGGMGGIGGGMGGIGGGRSSNLFAGLSRGGMGARSGKSGY is encoded by the exons atcGTTGCTGTTACAATCGCATTATTGCATTACGTCTCAGCTAAAGGAAATAGAGGCGGACTAGGAGGTCCTGCAGGACTTTCTGGAGGATTAGGAGGTCTTGGTGGCGGAGTCGGAGGAGGTCTTGGAGGTGGCCTCGGTGGAGGTCTTGGTGGTGGTCTTGGTGGCTCAGGAGGGATTGGAGGTAGCTATGGCGGAGGATTAGGAGGAGCTGGTGGAGGTCTTGGAGGCGGTTACGGAGGCGCTGGAGGCAGTCTTGGAGGTGGATACAGTGGCCCTGGAGGAAGTCTTGGAGGTGGATATGGAGGAGCTGGAGGAAGTCTTGGAGGCGTATTTGGTGGAATTGGTGGAGGTCTTGGCGGTGGAATGGGAGGTGGATCAGGAGGAATC AGCGAACCGAGGCCCTACACTACAAGCTTCCAAGCTCCTGATGGACAAGGTGGCTCATCTTTCAGAACCGAAGAAGGAGACGGCAATGGCAATGTCAGAGGCAGTTACGGATACAGAGATGCCCAAGGACTTTACCGAATGGTTGAGTATTCAGCCGGAGCTGCCGGATTCTCTGCAACCGTCAACACCAATGAACCTGGAGTCGATGGAAAGGAAAACCCCGCTGACGTCATCATGAATGTTGAAAAAACACCCGCTGGAATCCAAGAACGATACACAAGACCAGCAGGATCCAGAGCTGGTGGTCGAG gttaTGGAGCTGGTGGTCGAGTTGGAGGTGCAGGCGGAATGGGTGGAGGAATGAGTGGACTTGGAGGCGGAATGGGAAGAATGAGTGGAATGGGAGGAGGAATGGGTGGAATGGGAGGAGGAATTGGAGGAATGGGTGGAATGGGAGGAGGAATGGGAGGAATGAGTGGAATCGGAGGAGGAATGGGAGGAATGGGTGGAATGGGAGGAATGAGTGGAATCGGAGGAAGAATGGGAGGAATGGGTGGAATGGGAGGAATGAGTGGAATCGGAGGAAGAATGGGAGGAAGCGGTGGAATCGGAGGAGGAATGGGAGGAATTGGAGGAGGAATGGGAGGAATTGGTGGAGGAAGGAGCTCCAATCTATTTGCAGGCCTCTCTCGAGGAGGAATGGGAGCTCGAAGCGGTAAAAGTGGGtactaa